A genomic region of Brevibacillus sp. JNUCC-41 contains the following coding sequences:
- the wrbA gene encoding NAD(P)H:quinone oxidoreductase — protein sequence MSNVKLAVVFYSMGGTNFQLAKWAEEGAKEVGAEVKVLKVQELAPESVIEGNEVWKATVEATKDVPVATSADLEWADAIIFSVPTRFGNMPSQMKQFLDIQGGLWASGKTVNKVVSAMTSAQNPHGGQEATLLSLYTSMMHWGAIIATPGYSDPVLFGAGGNPYGTSVTVGQDGKMIEDVKDAVKHQAKRTVTVAEWVKKGNQ from the coding sequence ATGTCAAACGTTAAATTAGCAGTGGTATTTTACAGTATGGGTGGAACAAATTTTCAATTAGCAAAATGGGCTGAAGAAGGAGCAAAAGAAGTGGGTGCTGAAGTGAAAGTATTAAAAGTACAAGAATTAGCTCCTGAATCTGTTATTGAAGGAAATGAAGTATGGAAAGCAACTGTCGAAGCAACAAAAGACGTTCCAGTCGCAACATCAGCTGACCTAGAATGGGCAGATGCTATTATCTTCAGTGTCCCAACACGTTTTGGGAATATGCCATCACAAATGAAACAATTCCTCGATATCCAAGGTGGGCTTTGGGCAAGCGGTAAGACAGTGAATAAAGTAGTAAGTGCAATGACTTCTGCACAAAACCCACATGGTGGTCAAGAAGCTACATTGTTATCCTTATACACTTCTATGATGCACTGGGGTGCTATCATTGCTACTCCTGGTTATTCGGATCCGGTACTATTTGGTGCAGGCGGAAATCCATATGGAACAAGTGTAACAGTCGGACAAGATGGTAAGATGATTGAGGATGTTAAAGATGCTGTAAAACATCAAGCTAAACGTACAGTTACAGTTGCGGAATGGGTTAAAAAAGGTAATCAATAA
- a CDS encoding GNAT family N-acetyltransferase codes for MTKTQEIAIRSLHRIEELEDVRKLESDIWGENDSIPTHQTITAVKNGGLVLGAYCEEKLIGFQYSFPGFNGQTAYLCSHILGIDEQFRNKGIGEKLKLAQREEALKLGFSLITWTYDPLESINGYLNIAKLGGVCSTYIANCYGEMEDLLNSGIPSDRLLVEWHIGKKETTDSSGRGIPLDFAIENSLIQWETNEKGLPVPSFTLPLPEQNWDTAFVAIPKDFRTIRVTNSQAATEWRMRTRDTFTDLFQQGWEVTDFIKGSMTEIPVQFYVLTRK; via the coding sequence ATGACGAAAACACAGGAAATTGCAATTCGCTCTCTTCATCGAATTGAAGAGCTAGAGGACGTAAGAAAGCTAGAATCCGACATTTGGGGAGAAAACGACTCAATTCCCACACACCAAACCATCACAGCTGTAAAAAACGGTGGTTTGGTTCTAGGAGCATATTGCGAGGAGAAGCTTATTGGATTTCAGTATAGCTTTCCGGGATTCAATGGGCAAACAGCCTATCTTTGTTCACATATTCTAGGAATAGATGAGCAATTTCGCAACAAAGGAATAGGGGAGAAGTTAAAGTTAGCCCAACGTGAAGAAGCATTAAAGCTCGGCTTTTCCCTTATTACCTGGACTTACGATCCTTTGGAAAGTATTAATGGGTATTTGAATATAGCCAAGCTTGGTGGGGTCTGTTCCACATATATCGCAAACTGCTATGGTGAAATGGAAGATCTTTTAAACAGCGGAATTCCATCTGACCGCCTTCTTGTCGAATGGCATATTGGTAAAAAGGAGACAACGGATTCTAGTGGACGTGGAATTCCGCTGGACTTTGCGATAGAAAACTCGCTTATTCAATGGGAGACCAATGAAAAGGGATTGCCTGTTCCATCCTTCACTCTTCCGCTGCCTGAACAAAATTGGGATACAGCTTTTGTGGCCATTCCAAAGGACTTCAGGACAATAAGGGTCACAAATAGTCAAGCAGCCACTGAATGGCGGATGAGAACCAGGGACACATTTACCGATTTATTTCAGCAAGGATGGGAGGTAACAGATTTTATAAAGGGTTCCATGACGGAAATTCCCGTTCAGTTTTATGTGCTGACAAGGAAATAA
- the menC gene encoding o-succinylbenzoate synthase gives MKIKQVILRHLKLDLLEPFTTSFGTEYNRDFILVEAKSDDGISGWAESVAMLDPLYNEETLKTNWHILEDYLIPIILKNEIKHPDELSEKYFSHIRGNYMAKAALEGAVWDLYAKKQGASLSSVIGGTKKNIEVGVSIGIKDSIDSTLDMIEARLGEGYKRFKLKIKPGWDVELIDKVRKVYPEIPLMADANSAYTLQDIDRLSALDDYKLMMIEQPLAHNDIIDHADLQSRLKTPICLDESIHSLEDARKAIKLGSCKIINIKIGRVGGLTESKKIHDLCLEHEIPLWCGGMLESGIGRAHNIAITSLPNFTLPGDTAASSLYWAEDIIDPEVAVEKGMIKVPELPGIGYEPSIEKINKYTIHSQTYHLS, from the coding sequence GTGAAAATTAAACAAGTTATTCTAAGGCATCTTAAACTGGACTTGCTTGAACCTTTTACAACTAGCTTTGGGACAGAATACAATAGGGATTTCATCCTTGTAGAAGCAAAAAGCGATGATGGCATTTCCGGTTGGGCTGAATCTGTTGCGATGCTTGACCCCCTGTATAATGAAGAGACCTTAAAAACAAACTGGCATATACTCGAGGATTATCTAATTCCAATTATCCTTAAAAATGAAATCAAGCATCCGGATGAACTCTCTGAAAAATATTTCTCCCATATACGCGGTAATTATATGGCAAAAGCCGCTTTAGAGGGTGCTGTTTGGGATCTGTATGCGAAAAAGCAAGGTGCTTCCCTCTCAAGTGTGATAGGTGGAACAAAAAAGAATATTGAAGTGGGGGTAAGCATCGGAATAAAGGACTCGATCGATTCGACCCTGGATATGATTGAAGCACGTCTCGGTGAAGGCTATAAACGCTTTAAACTAAAAATCAAACCGGGCTGGGATGTTGAATTAATAGACAAGGTCCGAAAAGTATATCCGGAAATCCCGCTCATGGCAGATGCAAATTCAGCTTATACCTTACAAGATATAGACCGGCTATCCGCCTTGGATGACTATAAATTAATGATGATTGAACAGCCGCTTGCCCATAACGATATCATTGACCATGCAGATTTACAGTCAAGGTTAAAAACACCTATTTGCCTGGACGAAAGCATTCACTCCTTAGAGGATGCAAGGAAAGCTATTAAATTGGGCAGCTGTAAAATCATTAATATTAAGATTGGCCGTGTCGGAGGTTTGACTGAATCCAAGAAAATCCATGATTTATGTCTTGAACATGAAATTCCGCTATGGTGTGGGGGTATGCTGGAATCAGGCATTGGAAGAGCGCATAATATTGCCATCACTTCACTGCCAAACTTTACTCTTCCGGGAGATACCGCTGCTTCCTCCCTCTACTGGGCAGAAGATATCATTGACCCTGAAGTTGCAGTGGAAAAAGGAATGATCAAAGTTCCGGAATTGCCAGGAATCGGCTATGAACCAAGCATTGAAAAAATCAATAAGTATACTATACACAGTCAAACATATCATTTAAGTTAG
- a CDS encoding amino acid permease: MENTAQTSQTGDQTATDGKQLERKLKPRHLSMIAIGGTIGTGLFLASGSIIHTAGPGGAVAAYLIAGIMVYFLMTSLAEMAALIPITGSFSTYTSRFVDPALGFAIGWNYWYNNAIVVALELAASSLIMKYWLPSVPGIIWSALFLALIFGLNILSVKGYGESEFWFAIIKVLTIIIFIVVGLLMIVGIMGGDAVGFENITKGEAPFKGGFLSVISVFMVVGFAFQGTELVGIAAGESENPRKNIPKAIKQIFWRLLLFYVLAIIVIGFLISYNDPRLLSSDIEDIAVSPFTLVFQNAGLAIAASVMNVVILTSVLSAGNSAMYGASRVLWVLAKEGKAPSFLKKVNSGGIPVNAVYFSTIVGMAAFLTSFFGEGTIYTWLLNAAGLSGFLSWLGISITHYRFRKAYIAQGRDLKDLPYVSKWYPFGPILATILCVTAILGQNYSAFFGPEIDWYGILISYIGLPLFFLAFLGYKIVKRTKMIPMQEADFSKVE, translated from the coding sequence ATGGAAAATACCGCACAAACATCACAAACCGGGGACCAAACAGCTACTGATGGAAAACAACTGGAGCGCAAACTCAAACCAAGGCATCTTTCCATGATTGCAATTGGCGGAACCATTGGAACGGGGCTATTTTTAGCAAGCGGTTCCATTATACATACTGCGGGTCCCGGAGGAGCTGTAGCTGCCTATCTAATTGCCGGAATCATGGTTTATTTCCTGATGACAAGCCTAGCCGAAATGGCTGCCCTGATTCCTATTACAGGCTCTTTTAGTACCTATACATCAAGGTTTGTCGATCCAGCTTTAGGATTTGCGATCGGATGGAACTATTGGTATAACAACGCAATCGTAGTCGCGTTGGAATTGGCGGCTTCCTCCCTGATCATGAAATATTGGCTGCCTTCTGTTCCAGGCATCATTTGGAGCGCATTATTTCTTGCCCTCATATTTGGCCTGAATATTTTATCGGTAAAAGGATATGGTGAATCCGAATTCTGGTTTGCCATTATAAAGGTTTTGACGATTATCATTTTTATAGTAGTGGGGTTATTAATGATTGTAGGAATCATGGGAGGGGATGCCGTAGGTTTTGAAAATATCACCAAAGGAGAGGCACCGTTTAAAGGAGGTTTTTTATCCGTTATAAGTGTCTTTATGGTGGTTGGATTTGCCTTCCAAGGCACCGAGCTAGTAGGAATTGCGGCCGGCGAGAGTGAAAATCCGAGAAAAAATATACCCAAGGCCATTAAGCAAATCTTCTGGAGACTGCTCTTGTTCTATGTATTGGCGATCATCGTGATTGGATTTTTAATCAGCTATAATGATCCGCGCTTGTTAAGCTCGGATATAGAAGATATTGCGGTAAGTCCCTTCACTTTAGTTTTTCAAAACGCAGGACTTGCGATCGCTGCATCGGTCATGAATGTGGTCATTCTTACTTCTGTTCTTTCTGCAGGCAATTCCGCCATGTATGGGGCTTCTCGCGTCCTTTGGGTGCTGGCGAAAGAAGGCAAAGCCCCTTCGTTTCTAAAAAAAGTGAATTCAGGCGGCATTCCAGTTAACGCTGTGTACTTTTCTACCATCGTTGGGATGGCAGCTTTCCTGACCTCTTTTTTCGGAGAAGGCACGATTTATACTTGGTTATTGAATGCTGCAGGATTATCCGGCTTTTTATCCTGGTTAGGAATTTCGATTACACATTATCGATTCCGAAAGGCATACATTGCACAAGGAAGAGATTTGAAAGATTTGCCTTATGTATCAAAATGGTACCCATTCGGTCCAATATTAGCGACAATTTTATGTGTTACGGCTATCCTGGGACAAAATTACTCTGCTTTTTTCGGCCCTGAGATCGACTGGTATGGAATTTTAATTTCTTATATCGGGCTTCCTTTATTTTTCCTGGCTTTTCTAGGTTATAAAATCGTAAAGCGAACAAAAATGATTCCAATGCAAGAGGCTGATTTCAGCAAAGTGGAATAA
- a CDS encoding DoxX family protein → MINIGLLIIRLVIGLLFIGHGAQKLFGWFGGHGLKGTGGWFESIGMKPGVTMALFAGVAELIGGLLFALGLLTPLAGIMIAGTMIMAIVKVHAPNGLWATANGYEYNLTLLAVAIGIALVGPGQYALDPFLF, encoded by the coding sequence ATGATAAATATAGGTTTATTAATAATTCGTTTGGTAATTGGTTTATTGTTCATTGGGCACGGTGCTCAAAAGTTGTTTGGTTGGTTCGGTGGCCATGGATTGAAAGGAACAGGTGGATGGTTTGAATCCATTGGCATGAAGCCAGGAGTAACCATGGCTCTTTTCGCAGGGGTAGCAGAACTTATTGGGGGACTTTTGTTTGCTTTAGGTCTATTAACGCCACTTGCAGGAATTATGATTGCGGGAACAATGATAATGGCTATCGTAAAAGTGCATGCTCCAAATGGATTATGGGCAACAGCTAATGGATATGAATACAACTTAACGTTGCTTGCAGTTGCTATCGGTATAGCTTTGGTCGGTCCGGGTCAATATGCTTTAGATCCATTTTTATTCTAA
- a CDS encoding sigma-54-dependent transcriptional regulator: MYDIMIIDDEPTICQSLTFALEDQYHVYSFTDPREALPLLERAEIAIVLLDLKIGEYNGMEVLEEIKRLSPSTVVIMMTAYGTIPSSVEAMRKGAFSYATKPLHIDELEVLMQKAEEVYTLQSKVKWLSEELDKVAGVNGLIGESLSMRKIFSLIEKVKDIDSNILIEGESGTGKEVVARTIHNQSKRRNEKFQAINCAAIPTHLLESELFGYEKGAFTGATQRKYGLFVLAEGGTIFLDEIGEMDLALQGKILRVLQERKVMPVGGMEEVSIDVRIIAATNRDLVKEVKENRFREDLYYRLNVIPIHLPALRERKEDIPLLLEFFIAKIGDRMGKPVEGISHEALQLLQQYDFPGNIRELQNLIERAIALTNESYIQKADLPSDIQKSSRAFFGNTLIPVYVGEPLEEIEKRVILHNLAAFNGHQRRTAQTIGIGERTLRDKLKKYREEK, from the coding sequence ATGTACGATATCATGATTATTGATGATGAGCCAACCATTTGTCAGTCACTAACGTTTGCATTGGAAGACCAGTATCATGTTTATTCGTTTACAGACCCACGTGAAGCGCTTCCACTTCTTGAAAGAGCGGAAATCGCCATCGTTTTGCTGGATTTGAAAATCGGGGAATACAATGGGATGGAAGTGTTAGAAGAAATCAAGCGCCTCTCCCCCTCGACAGTCGTCATCATGATGACGGCCTATGGCACCATTCCATCTTCCGTGGAAGCAATGCGTAAGGGGGCGTTTTCATATGCAACAAAGCCTCTTCATATTGATGAATTGGAAGTGCTGATGCAAAAAGCGGAAGAAGTGTATACGCTTCAGTCCAAAGTGAAATGGCTGAGTGAAGAATTGGATAAGGTGGCAGGAGTGAACGGCCTTATCGGTGAAAGTTTGTCAATGCGTAAAATATTCTCCCTAATCGAAAAAGTGAAGGATATCGATTCTAACATTCTCATAGAAGGGGAAAGTGGAACCGGCAAAGAAGTCGTCGCCAGAACGATCCATAATCAAAGCAAGCGCAGAAACGAAAAGTTTCAGGCTATTAATTGTGCCGCCATCCCGACTCACCTGTTGGAATCAGAATTATTTGGATACGAAAAGGGAGCATTTACAGGGGCGACACAGCGGAAATATGGACTTTTTGTGTTGGCGGAAGGAGGAACAATCTTTCTTGACGAAATTGGTGAGATGGATTTGGCGCTGCAAGGGAAAATTTTGCGCGTTCTACAGGAGAGAAAGGTAATGCCCGTTGGAGGGATGGAAGAAGTCAGCATCGATGTCCGTATCATTGCTGCGACAAACAGAGACTTGGTCAAAGAAGTAAAAGAAAATCGATTTCGTGAAGATTTATATTACAGATTAAATGTGATTCCGATTCACCTTCCTGCTTTACGTGAACGAAAAGAAGACATACCGTTGTTGTTGGAATTTTTCATTGCCAAAATCGGTGATAGAATGGGAAAACCTGTAGAAGGAATTTCCCATGAAGCGCTGCAGCTTTTACAGCAATATGACTTCCCAGGAAATATTCGGGAACTCCAGAACCTGATTGAAAGGGCCATTGCGCTTACGAATGAATCTTATATACAGAAAGCTGATTTACCTTCCGATATCCAAAAAAGCTCGCGCGCATTTTTCGGCAACACTTTAATCCCTGTCTATGTCGGCGAACCGCTTGAAGAAATCGAAAAAAGAGTGATTCTTCATAACCTTGCCGCTTTTAACGGTCATCAAAGGAGGACGGCGCAAACAATTGGCATCGGGGAGAGGACATTGCGAGATAAGTTGAAGAAATATCGGGAAGAAAAGTAG
- a CDS encoding transporter substrate-binding domain-containing protein — protein MRKLHIICAVITVFLFFFGCFFPFAVHSEAQKVIRVAGDNNFPPFEYLSDSGVYTGFNVDIMNAISIETGIRFEYYPMPWNEAVQAMRSGRVDAIQGMKYNQEREEIYDFSAPYFTSSQGIFVLKDNMYIRKIEDLKGRKVAVQKGDVASDLLSKVDRLQLVETNNQQEAVQSLIDGKVDAFIGNRITGQYFLQKNEQQSLIKIVGESLDTTNYAVAVMPKNKELLTLFNQAISQIKKDGTYEKIEKKWFGEYILPNTQRLRKTMLYLEIGLFITFIVISLILWWNLSLKREVAKRTEQIEHVNKDLEEKMLLLEENIHFQQQVLNSDYSSLITLNQQGLVSMINVRAMDYLELDGNVVRKPFQDLPITSFIPEKEIKAALERKRVFLQKETLWSQNASEKRYITYSVYPIQTIGGENVGAVLNFFDITEQKQLERKVAQDDRLRSLGQLVAGIAHEIRNPLTSILTYTQLLPKKFASADFRTFFSEQVTSEITRLNTLINDLLDYSRPKKSEPVTFSLNETMEGIELLLKPKVKEKNLRIVREFARDIQATADTQQIKQVLVNVILNAIQASNLGGTLIFRAYYRDMFTVVEIEDEGIGISEKDIDKIFEPFYTRKPNGVGLGLSISYQLVKENDGTIETRSEVGKGTVVTICLRH, from the coding sequence ATGAGAAAGTTACATATTATCTGTGCCGTTATAACCGTCTTCCTTTTCTTCTTTGGCTGTTTCTTTCCTTTTGCAGTGCATTCGGAAGCCCAAAAAGTGATACGGGTTGCAGGGGATAATAACTTTCCACCTTTCGAATACTTGAGCGATTCGGGCGTTTATACCGGTTTTAATGTAGATATAATGAACGCCATTTCCATCGAGACTGGAATTAGGTTCGAATACTATCCTATGCCGTGGAACGAGGCGGTACAAGCTATGCGCTCTGGTAGAGTGGATGCGATTCAAGGCATGAAGTACAATCAGGAACGTGAAGAGATTTATGATTTTTCAGCTCCGTATTTCACAAGTTCACAAGGGATTTTTGTGTTGAAAGATAACATGTATATCCGAAAAATAGAAGATCTCAAAGGCCGGAAGGTAGCTGTACAAAAAGGTGATGTTGCAAGCGATCTATTAAGTAAAGTAGATCGATTGCAATTGGTGGAAACTAATAATCAACAAGAAGCCGTTCAGTCGTTGATCGACGGAAAAGTGGATGCTTTCATTGGAAATCGGATTACGGGTCAATATTTTCTACAGAAAAATGAGCAGCAATCACTCATTAAGATTGTCGGTGAATCACTTGACACTACAAATTATGCTGTAGCCGTGATGCCAAAAAATAAAGAGTTGCTGACACTATTCAATCAGGCAATTTCCCAAATCAAGAAAGATGGGACGTATGAAAAGATAGAGAAAAAGTGGTTCGGGGAATATATCCTGCCGAATACTCAACGACTACGCAAAACGATGTTGTATTTGGAAATTGGTCTTTTCATTACCTTCATTGTAATTTCTCTCATCTTATGGTGGAATCTCAGCCTTAAACGAGAAGTAGCTAAGCGAACCGAGCAAATTGAGCACGTAAATAAAGACTTGGAAGAGAAGATGCTGTTACTTGAGGAAAACATCCATTTTCAGCAGCAAGTATTAAACAGTGACTACAGTTCGCTTATTACATTGAATCAGCAAGGTCTTGTGTCAATGATCAATGTCAGGGCAATGGATTATTTGGAGTTGGACGGCAATGTTGTTAGAAAACCTTTTCAGGATCTGCCCATAACCAGTTTCATCCCGGAAAAGGAGATTAAGGCTGCGTTAGAGAGAAAGAGAGTTTTCTTACAAAAGGAAACGCTGTGGTCTCAGAATGCGAGCGAAAAAAGGTATATTACTTACAGCGTGTACCCAATTCAGACTATTGGTGGAGAAAATGTAGGTGCGGTGCTGAATTTTTTCGATATTACGGAACAAAAACAGCTGGAGAGAAAAGTGGCTCAGGATGATCGCTTACGTTCATTGGGACAACTTGTGGCGGGTATCGCACATGAGATAAGAAACCCGTTAACATCGATCCTTACCTATACACAATTACTGCCGAAAAAATTTGCAAGCGCAGATTTCCGTACATTCTTTTCCGAACAGGTCACTAGTGAAATTACAAGACTTAATACATTAATTAACGATTTGCTCGATTATTCCCGCCCTAAAAAATCAGAACCTGTCACGTTTTCGCTGAATGAGACCATGGAAGGGATTGAGCTATTGCTTAAGCCGAAAGTCAAAGAAAAAAACCTGCGTATTGTTCGTGAGTTCGCTAGGGACATACAGGCAACTGCAGATACACAGCAGATCAAACAAGTGCTGGTGAACGTCATTCTCAATGCCATTCAGGCGTCCAATTTAGGGGGAACCCTTATTTTTCGGGCATATTATCGGGATATGTTCACTGTCGTTGAAATCGAGGATGAAGGCATCGGCATTTCGGAAAAAGACATTGATAAGATCTTTGAACCGTTTTACACCAGGAAACCGAACGGGGTCGGGCTTGGTCTTTCTATTTCATATCAGCTTGTCAAAGAAAACGATGGTACTATTGAGACAAGAAGTGAAGTGGGAAAGGGTACAGTAGTTACCATTTGTTTACGGCATTAA
- the hutG gene encoding formimidoylglutamase — protein MYALPNMDLWKGRTDSLVDKDEFRIHQIVKDNQFPSINHACGIIGFSCDEGVRRNKGRLGSKEAPNEIRKSLSSLSWHGQAEDSLVDFGNIICENQQLEAAQAELGSHVEKIVTKNMFPVILGGGHETFYGHYLGIRSSVGPKAKIGILNIDAHFDLRSYEEITSSGTMFKQILDHDHQASYLPIGIQRYGNTKKLFDTATSLGCSWILEEELADGISKKNESEILNFMNQHDHIILTLCMDVINASEAPGVSAPSSFGLSGKMVRQLIRKITSHPKTISFDICEVNPSLDNDNRTVKLAANLINEVFLCVERR, from the coding sequence ATGTATGCGTTACCAAATATGGATTTATGGAAAGGCAGAACAGATAGTCTAGTAGATAAAGATGAATTTAGAATTCATCAAATAGTTAAAGATAATCAATTCCCTTCAATAAATCATGCATGTGGAATAATAGGGTTTTCTTGTGATGAGGGCGTACGCAGGAATAAAGGAAGACTTGGAAGCAAAGAAGCTCCAAATGAAATACGTAAATCCTTATCTTCTTTGTCTTGGCACGGCCAAGCAGAGGATAGTCTAGTTGATTTCGGAAATATCATTTGTGAAAATCAACAGTTAGAAGCAGCACAAGCTGAATTAGGAAGTCACGTAGAGAAAATAGTAACTAAAAATATGTTTCCTGTTATATTGGGGGGCGGACATGAAACCTTTTATGGTCATTATCTAGGGATCAGGTCGAGTGTAGGACCCAAAGCTAAGATAGGCATCCTTAACATTGATGCTCATTTTGACTTACGCTCATATGAAGAAATAACTTCTTCAGGAACGATGTTTAAACAAATATTAGATCATGATCATCAAGCAAGTTATTTGCCCATTGGTATTCAACGTTATGGAAATACAAAAAAATTATTTGACACTGCAACTTCTCTTGGGTGTTCCTGGATATTGGAAGAAGAATTGGCAGATGGGATTTCCAAGAAAAATGAAAGTGAAATTCTGAATTTTATGAATCAACATGATCATATTATTTTAACGCTTTGTATGGATGTTATTAACGCTTCTGAAGCACCAGGTGTAAGTGCACCTTCCTCATTTGGTCTTTCTGGAAAAATGGTTAGGCAGTTAATTCGTAAAATTACTTCACATCCGAAAACCATTTCATTTGATATCTGTGAAGTAAATCCATCATTGGATAATGATAATCGCACTGTAAAACTAGCTGCAAACCTAATAAATGAAGTATTTTTGTGTGTGGAGAGGAGATAG
- a CDS encoding ring-cleaving dioxygenase yields the protein MNGLKGIHHVTAITSSAEKNYEFFTFVLGMRLVKKTVNQDDIQTYHLFFADDKGSAGTDMTFFDFPGIPKGVHGTNEISKTSFRVPSDESLNYWVKRFDRLEVKHTGIKEQFGKKTLSFIDFDDQQYQLISDEFNKGVESGTPWQKGPIPLEYAITGLGPIFVRISNFDYFKEMMEKVLLFKETDKEGSFHLFEVGEGGNGASVIVEYNAILPEARQGFGTVHHAALRVEDRSVLEEWIERMNSFGFHTSGYVNRHFFESLYARVAPQILFEFATDGPGFMGDEPYETLGEKLSLPPFLEPKRTEIEKLVRPIETVRSTKEFIKE from the coding sequence ATGAACGGTCTAAAAGGAATACACCATGTAACAGCTATTACAAGTAGTGCAGAAAAGAATTATGAATTTTTCACTTTTGTTTTAGGTATGCGTTTAGTTAAAAAAACGGTAAATCAAGATGATATTCAAACCTATCATTTATTCTTTGCAGATGATAAAGGCAGCGCAGGCACAGACATGACTTTCTTTGATTTCCCCGGCATTCCTAAAGGCGTACATGGTACAAACGAGATTTCAAAGACATCTTTCCGTGTACCGAGTGATGAATCATTAAACTATTGGGTAAAACGTTTTGATCGTTTAGAAGTCAAACATACTGGCATCAAAGAGCAATTTGGCAAGAAAACCCTCTCTTTCATTGATTTTGATGATCAGCAATATCAATTGATTTCAGATGAATTCAACAAAGGGGTGGAATCTGGAACACCATGGCAAAAAGGTCCAATTCCACTGGAATATGCAATTACTGGTTTAGGACCGATTTTTGTCCGTATTTCGAACTTTGATTACTTTAAAGAAATGATGGAAAAAGTTCTATTATTTAAAGAGACTGATAAAGAAGGATCATTTCATTTATTTGAAGTGGGGGAAGGCGGGAATGGTGCCTCGGTCATTGTAGAATATAATGCCATTCTTCCTGAAGCCCGGCAAGGTTTTGGTACGGTTCACCATGCGGCATTACGTGTAGAAGATCGCTCTGTATTAGAAGAATGGATTGAACGGATGAATAGTTTTGGGTTCCATACATCCGGTTATGTAAACCGTCACTTTTTTGAGTCATTATACGCAAGAGTTGCACCGCAAATTTTATTTGAGTTTGCTACAGATGGTCCCGGTTTCATGGGAGATGAACCTTATGAAACCCTTGGTGAAAAATTATCTTTACCTCCATTCTTAGAGCCTAAACGTACAGAAATAGAAAAATTAGTTCGCCCAATTGAAACAGTGAGAAGTACAAAGGAATTCATCAAAGAATAA